Sequence from the Pelomicrobium methylotrophicum genome:
GACCCCACCCGCGCCACCGCCGGCCTTCGGCCGGCCTACACCGGCGAGAAGCTTTCGCTCAACTTCCAGAATGTGGAAGTGCGGGCCGTGTTACAGGTGATCGCCGACTTCACCGGCCTCAACATCGTGGTCAGCGACTCAGTGGCGGGAAGCCTGACGTTGCGACTCAAGGACGTCCCCTGGGACCAGGCCCTGGACATCATCCTCCAGGCGAAAGGGCTGGATAAGCGGCGGGAGGGCAACGTGCTGCTGGTGGCGCCCCGCGACGAGATCGCCGCGCGGGAAAAGCTGCAGCTGGAGGCGCGGCAGCAGATCGCGGAGCTGGAACCCACCGTCACCGAGAGCTTCCAGCTCAACTACCAGAAGGGCGAGGACGTCAAGAAGATCCTGAGCGACCCGGCCCAGAAGATCCTGTCCAAGCGCGGCAGCGCCGTGGTCGACCCGCGGACCAATACCCTGTTCGTCCAGGACACGCCGACCAAGCTGGACGAAATCCGCGCCCTCATCCGCAAGATCGACGTGCCGGTGCGGCAAGTGATGATCGAGGCACGCATCGTGGAGGCTAGGGACGACTTCGCGCGCAACCTGGGCGTGCGGCTGGGCTACCAGTCGGGTAGCAGGAGAGTGTTGCCACTCCCCCGCCCCCTAAGAACCGTGCGTGCGAGTTTCCCCGCACACGGCTCAAGCCTCTGCAAAGCCCCCTTTAACGGGAGCCAGCAGTTCACCGTTACCTCGGCTGTGGACCTGTCGGTGACAGTTTGGATGAAGGAGCTTCAGGTTGGTCAGTATTTCCGTTCCACCCAGCGACCTCGGGAGAACGTGATGAATATTCCACCACGTTTCCTTTGTGATCTTCTGTTCGCAGACCGGACATATTCCTTCCTGAATGTACCAAAGGGTTCGCAGTTTCCTACGTCCTTTCAGGTCGGAGTACATGATTCGCGCTTGGCGCTCCTCGAAGTACTCCTCCCATTTCGGATCATATGGGTTTGCTTCCCCTTTGATCTTGACGTGGCGTCGAATTGGAGTGTCGGAAGCTGTTGCCAGCCTCATCCTCCTTTCTTCACCGTCGTCTTTCTTCACTTTCGCTGCAAACACCCAGTTCCGGTTGTACGATTTCACTTGGATTTTTCCTTCGACAAGACTTTCCTTTCGGAATGTCTCTGTCTTCCAGTACTTCTCCCTGATCCATCGTCTTCCCTTACCTGGGTGCCTCCGACAGGCCCATGACCAGAGCTGCTTCCAGATGACGTTGTCCACCTTACCGAAGGTTTCTTTCGCCACCTGGTTTTGGTGATAGTTCGCCCAACCCCGGATGACCGGGTTGAGGAGTCCTATCAGGTTTTCCTGCTTTGCCTGTTTGTTGGCTTTGATGATCCCCCGGACTTTCCGCAGGAACGCTTGCACGTTCTTTTTCGCGGGTTTGATGAGTAGTTTCCCATCATATTTGCGGATATTCCATCCGAGGAAATCGAACCCCTCTTCTATATGCACGATCTTGGTCTTTTCAGGGGACAGGGTTAGACCCCTTATCCTGAGGAATTCCTCGATCAATGTCTTCGCTTCTTCCAGAACCTCTTTTGAGGCACCTGTGACCACGAAATCATCCGCATATCGAATCAGGTTGACCTTGTTCTTTCTGGAGTTCCGGCTATTGGGTTCGCCGAAGCGTTCCCGTAGTTTTCTTTCCATTCCGTCCAAGGTCATGTTCGCCAGTACGGGCGAGATGATCCCGCCTTGCGGTGTACCCATTTCGGTTGGGAACCATTGCCCTTTCCAGACAAAACCGGTTTTCAGCCATTTCCGCAGAATCGCCTTGTCCGTAGGGATGTTGGCGATCAACCAGTCATGGCTGATGTTGTCAAAGCAACCGGAGATATCCGCGTCCAAGACCCATTGAGCCGATTTGCTCTTGGCTAGTGCTGAATAGCACTGAACCGCCGCATCCCGGCTCGCCCGCATGGGTCGAAACCCATACGAGTTTGGGTCGCCTGTGGTTTCCGCGACTGGTTCCAGTGCGAGCAGGTATAGCGCCTGCATCGCTCTGTCTTTCATTGTCGGGATTCCCAGGGGACGCTTCTTCCCGTTCGCTTTCGGGATATATACCCGCCTCAGCGGTTGCGGGCGATACCCTCGCCGCTTGAGGGACATTACAGCTTTGGCCTTCAGCTCCGGAGTATCCCAGGTTTCCCCATCTACGCCCGGAGTTTTCTTGCCTTGGTTTTCGGTGACTCGTTTCACAGCAATTGCCTTACCGTAAAACGAGTGGGTCAGGAGCCATTGCAAGGCTTTCGCCTTGCGCCAGCGCCTTTCCCGGACTGCCTTCGCAATACGCGTTTGCAGCCTCCTAACCGTCCGGTGTGCCGTGGCCCAGTCAATGCTGTGCCAGTCCACCGTCCGGCCGGAGGCCGCATCAACCTTTTGCATGGTCGTCATTTGCTTGTCCTCCGTTCAGAAGGTTCTACATACTCTCTTGCGAAGAGAGACCAGCAGGAAGTCTGCCCGCTTTCGCGTGGGATGATGTCAGGTTTCCCCTTAATCCCTATCCGACCCATTACAGGCCGGCGTTCGCTTTCTCCTGCTTCCCTTACCCGCATCCCCAACAGTTTTCCTTACGGTCGACCTGCCCTTGCGGGCGGAGATACGGGCTTACCGTGTTTCACGTGAGTGACAATGGACGGTTAGGCGGCGCCTTTCTCCCGGTGGGTCTACATCCTCTGCTCAGCAATAGTCAAATGCTAAGACTTGCCCACTTGCCATTTTGGCTCAAGCCTATCAGCGCCTTTGGCTTGTTTCCGGTTACGGGATTTACCAGCACTTCGCATATGCTCGCCATACGTCCAAGCCTAGCCCCCTGACGCGTGACGCTCGCGTCTCCGTTTTGCCCTCGCGGGTTCGACTTCATCCTTTCGGAATGGGGTACATTGTCGAGTGGGCTTCATACAGACTAGTTGCCCAGTCCGCATGCCGCTCTAGGCTACTACTGGAGGAACAGTAGGTTTCGTCCAAGGTTTCCCTTGTGAAACAATCACTTACGCGACCTCACGTCGCACTGACCTCACCGGAAGGGGGTTCGGCACCGGCGTCGGCAGCTCCCGGGGTTTGGTCGGCGCTCGGTTGGAAGAGACCGCTTTCCGCACCGGCCAGATCAGCGTTCCGACGCCGACCTTGAACGATTTCACCAACGTGAACCTTCCTGCCGCGGGCATCGGCGCGTTTAATGCGGGCGCCTTCTCACTGCTGCTGTTCAACGAAGCGGCCACCAAGTTCCTGAACCTGGAGCTCACCGCCTTGGAAGCGGACAACCGGGGCAAGATCATCTCCAGCCCGCGGGTGGTCACCGCCGACCAGGTCGAGGCCACCATCGAGCAGGGCACCGAGATCCCGTACCAGCAGGCCACCGCGAGCGGCGCCACCAGCGTGGCGTTCAAGAAGGCGACGCTCTCGCTCAAGGTGAAGCCGCAGATCACTCCCGACGAGAACGTCATCATGACCCTCAACGTCAACAAAGACAGCCAAGGGGTGAATACGCCGGCCGGCCCGGCCATCAACACGAAGCAGATCTCCACCCAGGTGCTGGTGGAAAACGGCGGCACGGTGGCAATTGGCGGCATCTACGAGCAAGAGCGGCGCAACGATGTCACCAAGGTTCCCGTGCTGGGTGACCTGCCGGTGGTGGGAAGCCTGTTCCGCAACACCGCCAGGCTGGACAACCGCTCCGAGCTGCTCATCTTCGTCACGCCGCGGATCCTGAAAGAGTCGGCTCTCCTGCGCTGAGCCTGCCCCAAGGCGGCCAGGGGCCGGGCGGGGTCCCGGCCTTGTGGTGGCGGTCCGTCCCGGCGTGTCCGGCCTCCAGGGTTGGCGGCGTTGGGATAAAATCGGGCGATGCTGCCGAGCTGCAACATTTTTCTGGTCGGCCTGATGGGCGCGGGGAAGACCACCGTGGGAAGGCTGTTGGCCAGACACCTGGGCAAGGTTTTCGTCGATGCCGATCACGAGCTCCAGAAGCGCACCGGGGTGGCGATCCCGGTGATCTTCGAGATCGAAGGGGAAGAGGGCTTCCGCACCCGCGAGGCTGCGCTGTTGCGGGAGCTGACGCAGCTCGAGAACGTGGTGCTCGCCACCGGCGGCGGTGCGGTGTTGCGGCCCGAGAACCGGGCGTTGCTGAAGTCGCGCGGAACCGTGATTTATCTGCGCGGGTCGATCGAGGACCTGTGGGCGCGCACGCGCCACGACCGCAGCCGGCCGCTGCTTCAGACGGACGATCCCAAGGCGCGGTTGACCCAGCTCTTGAGCGAGCGGGACCCCCTGTACCGCGAAGTGGCCGACTTCATCATCGACACGAGCCGGGGAAGCGCCCATGCCTTGGTGCGGCGGATCGAAAGGAGGCTGCGCCACGCCGCCAGGCCGGATACCGCCGATACCCTCCAGGCCGATGCAGACGCTTAACGTCGCCCTGGGCGAGCGCAGTTATCCGATCCACGTGGGATCGGGACTGCTCACTGACCCCCGCTGGTTTGCCGCCCTTGCGCCCGCAAGGCGAGCGGCGGTGGTCACCAACACGACGGTGGGCCCGCTCTACCTCGCACGCCTGCGGCAGACCCTGGAGGCGCTGGGGATCGCGTGCGTCGAGATCGTCATTCCCGACGGGGAAGCGTTCAAGAATTGGGAGACGCTCCACCGCATCTTCGACGCGCTGCTCACGCACCGCTGTGAGCGCTCCACCCCCATCCTCGCCCTAGGGGGCGGCGTGGTGGGCGACATCGCCGGGTTCGCCGCCGCCACCTACCAACGGGGCGTGCCGTTCTACCAGGTCCCCACCACTTTGCTCGCCCAGGTGGACTCGTCCGTGGGCGGGAAGACCGCCATCAACCACCCCTTGGGCAAGAACATGATCGGCGCCTTTTATCAGCCGGGCGCGGTGATCGCGGACACCGACACCCTCGGCACCCTGCCGGAGCGGGAACTCAAAGCCGGTATGGCGGAGGTGATCAAGTACGGCCTGATCCGGGACGCCGAGTTCTTCGATTGGCTCGAGGCCAACATGGAGCGGCTGCTTGCGCGCGACGACGAGATGCTTGGCTTCGCCATCGTTCGCAGTTGCGCCAACAAAGCGCAGATCGTGGCGGCGGACGAGCGCGAAGCCGGGGTGCGGGCGCTTCTCAACCTGGGCCACACCTTCGGGCACGCCATCGAGACCGGGCTGGGCTACGGGGAGTGGCTGCACGGGGAGGCGGTGGCGGCCGGCACCGTGCTGGCGGCCGAGGTTTCCGCCCGGCTCGGGCTTCTTCCGCGGGAACACCTCGAGCGCCTGGTGGCCCTGTACCGACGCGCGGGACTCCCCACCCGGGCGCCGGACCTGGGGACAGAGCGCTACCTCGCCCTGATGGGCCACGACAAGAAGGTCCAGGAAGGCAAGATCCGCTTCGTGCTGCTCAAGCGCATCGGGGAAGCGTTCGTGAGCGCCGACGTCCCGCAGGCGGTGCTGGCGCAGGCGTTTGCGGCCTGCTGCGGCGATGGCTGAACTGGCTCCCTACGCCGCCCATCCCGACCGCTCCCGCGGGCGCCGTCATCCGGAACCCCCGCCCGTGGGCCGCAGCGAATACCAGCGGGACCGGGACCGCATCGTCCACTCCACCGCGTTTCGGCGGCTCGAGTACAAGACCCAGGTCTTCGTCAACCACGAAGGGGATCTCTTCCGCACCCGCCTCACCCACAGCCTGGAGGTGGCCCAGATCGGCCGCTCCATCGCCCGCAACCTGGGATTGAACGAGGATCTGGTGGAGGCCGTCGCCCTGGCCCATGATCTCGGCCACACCCCTTTCGGGCACGCCGGGCAAGAGGCGTTGAACAGCGCCATGAAAGACCACGGCGGGTTCGAGCATAACCTGCAGTCGCTGCGGGTGGTGGATCTTCTGGAAGAGCGCTACGCCGAGTTCGATGGCCTCAACCTCACTTTCGAGACCCGGGAAGGCATTCTCAAGCACTGCTCGCCCCAGAACGCCCTCCTGCTCGGCGACGTGGGCGCCCGGTTCCTGGACGGCAAGCAGCCGTCGCTCGAAGCGCAGCTCGCCAACCTGGCCGACGAAATCGCCTATAACAACCACGACGTGGACGACGGATTGCGGTCAGGGCTGCTGGAGCTGGAGCAGCTACGGCAGGTGCGCATGTTCGCCAACCACCTGGACGAGGTCCGGCGCGCCTACCCGGCCCTCACGGGCCGAAGGCTGATCCACGAGACGGTGCGGCGGATGATCAACACCCTGGTCACCGACCTGACGCGGCAGAGCCAGGCGCTCATCGCAAAGCACCGCCCGGCGAGTCTGGACGAGGTGAGGGAGTGTCCCCCTCTCATCGCCTTCAGCCCCGAAGTGGCCGAGCTCCAATGGGAGCTCAAGCACTTCCTGCGCACCCACCTCTATCAACACTACCGGGTCGCCCGCATGACGGCCAAGGCAAAGCGCATCATCCTGGATCTGTTCCAGGCCTTCGTGAACGAGCCGCGCATGCTGCCGCCGCAGTTCCAGGAAAAGGCCCAGAGGGATCGGCACCGGGCGGTGGCGGACTACATCGCCGGAATGACCGACCGGTTCGCCATTCGGGAGCACCAGCGCCTTTTCGCCGTGGGCGAGCTGCCCACCTGAAGAAAGTCCTGCGCCGGACCCGGTCGTCGGGGCTGTTTTGCAACGCAAAACCGAGTTGCTGGCCCTGCCATGACGGGTTACCATTTACCTCTTGCGCCTGATTTTCGAAGCGTCCTGGCAGGCGGCCGCCGATCCCGGGGACGGGGAAGCGCCCGGCGCTTATCCAGCGGCACCTTCTGCCGGGAAGCAACCCGAACGAGGTATGACGTGAGCGACGCGACACTCCCACCCCGACAGGGCCTTTACGATCCCGCACAGGAGCACGACGCCTGCGGCGTGGGCTTCATCGCCCATATCAAGGGGAAAAAATCCCACGCGATCATCGAACAAGGCCTTGAAATCCTCAAAAACCTCACCCACCGCGGCGCCGTCGGGGCCGACCCCAAGGCGGGGGACGGGGCCGGCATTCTGATCCAGATCCCGGACCAGTTTTTCCGCGAGGAGATGGCAAAGCAGGGGGTGCGGTTGCCGCCGCCCGGTCAGTACGGCGTGGGCATGGTGTTCCTCCCCCAGGAGCCCGCCTCGCGTCTCGCCTGCGAGTACGAAATCGAGCGAGCCATCAAGGACGAAGGCCAAGTCCTGCTCGGCTGGCGGGACGTGCCGCGGGATGCGTCGGTATTGGGCGAGTCGGTGAAAGCCATCGAACCGGTGATCCGTCAGGTGTTCATCGGCCGGGGCAAGGGCGTGACCGTCACCGACGCCCTGGAGCGCAAGCTCTACATCATCCGGCGCGTGTCGGGCAACGCCATTCGCGCGCTCAACCTTGCCCACGGCAAGGAGTTCTACGTGCCGTCCATGTCGGCGCGCACCATCGTGTACAAGGGGATGCTGCTCGCCCGGGACATCGCGAACTATTACCTGGAGCTCAAGGACCCGCGGGTCGCCTCGGCGCTGGCCCTGGTGCACCAGCGCTTTTCCACCAACACCTTCCCCACCTGGGAGCTGGCGCACCCCTTCCGCATGATCGCCCACAACGGCGAGATCAACACCCTGCGCGGCAACGTGAACTGGATCCGCGCCCGTCAACAGGCCATCAGCTCTCCCGTCCTCGGCAAGGATCTGGACAAGGTGTGGCCCCTGATCTACCCGGGCCAGTCCGACTCTGCGTCGTTCGACAACGCGCTTGAGCTCCTGGTGATGGGCGGCTACTCCCTCGCCCACGCCATGATGCTGTTGATCCCGGAGGCCTGGGAAGGCCACACCCTCATGGACCCGGCCCGACGGGCGTTCTACGAATACCATGCGGCCATGATGGAGCCATGGGACGGGCCGGCGGCGGTGGCCTTCACCGACGGGCGCCAGATCGGCGCGACGCTGGACCGCAATGGCCTGCGACCCGCCCGCTACCTGGTGACCGATGACGACCATGTGGTCATGGCCTCCGAGACCGGCGTGCTGCCGATCCCCGAAGAGAGAATCGTCAAGAAGTGGCGGCTGCAGCCCGGCAAGATGTTCCTCATCGACCTGGAAGCGGGCCGCATCATCGACGACAAGGAGCTCAAGGACACGCTCGCCGCGGCGCGCCCCTACCGCGAGTGGATCGACCGCATCCGCATCAAGTTGGACGAGCTGCCGGCACCGGCCGAGAAGCGGGAACCCGCCCGCGAGTCGTTGCTTGACCGCCAGCAGGCGTTCGCCTACACCCAGGAGGACCTCAAGTTCCTCCTGACGCCCATGGCGGTGAACGGCGAAGAAGCGGTGGGCTCCATGGGCAACGATAGCCCCCTGGCGGTGCTTTCCACAAAGAACAAGACGCTCTACCACTACTTCAAGCAGCTCTTCGCCCAGGTCACCAACCCGGCCATCGACCCCATCCGCGAAGAGCTGGTGATGTCGCTGGTGACCTTTATCGGTCCGAAGCCCAACCTGCTGGGCATCGACGAAATGAACCCGCCGCTGCGGTTGGAGGTGAGCCAGCCGGTGCTGGATTTCGACCAGATGGAAACCATCCGGCACATCGAGAAATACACCGACGGCAAGTTCAAGTCGTGCGAACTGGACATTACGTACCCGGTGGCCTGGGGCAAGGAAGCGATCGAGGCACGGCTCGCCAACTTGTGCGCCATGGCCGAGGACGCGGTGCGCTCGGGCTACACGATCCTCATCCTTTCGGACCGCAAGATGGATCGCGACCACGTGGCGATCCCGGCGCTCCTGGCGCTGTCCGCTATCCACCAGCACCTGGTGAACAAGGGGCTGCGCACCTCGACGGGGCTGGTCGTGGAGACGGGCTCCGCGCGCGAGGTGCACCACTTCGCCCTGCTCGGCGGCTACGGCGCGGAGGCCGTGCACCCCTACCTTGCCTTCGAGACCCTGATCGACATGGCCGAGAAGGGCCTGCTGGGGGACGTGGACGCCCACAAGGCGTGCAAGAACTTCATCAAGGCCGTGGGCAAGGGCCTGCGCAAGGTGATGTCCAAGATGGGCATCTCCACCTACATGTCCTACACCGGCGCCCAAATTTTCGAGGCCGTGGGCCTGGCGCGCTCGCTGGTGGACAAATACTTCACCGGCACCACCTCCACGGTGGAAGGCATCGGCGTGTTCGAGGTGGCGGAGGAGGCGATTCGCATCCACCGGGAAGCCTTCGGCGACGACCCGGTGCTGGCCCACGCCTTGGACGCTGGCGGCGAATACCACTTCCGCGTCCGCGGCGAGGAGCACATGTGGACGCCGGACGCTATCGCCAAGCTCCAGCATTCCACGAGGACCGGCTCCTACCAGACCTACAAGGAATATTCGAAGATCATCGACGATCAGTCGAAGCGGCTCATGACGCTGCGGGGTCTGTTTGAATTCCGCTTCGACAAAGTGACCCCGGTGCCGATCGAGGAAGTGGAGCCAGCCTCCGAGATCGTCAAACGCTTCTCCACCGGCGCCATGTCGCTCGGCTCCATTTCCACCGAGGCGCACACCACGCTCGCCATCGCCATGAACCGCATCGGCGGCAAGTCCAATACCGGCGAGGGCGGCGAGGACCGGCGCCGCTATGCGCCGGTCAAGGCGGGCGAAACCCTGATGTCGCGCCTGGGCCGCGAGCGCGTGGAAGTGGACATTCCTCTGCAGGAAGGCGATTCCCTCAAGTCCAAGATCAAGCAGGTGGCCTCGGGCCGGTTCGGCGTGACAGCGGAATACCTCTCTTCCGCCGAACAGATCCAGATCAAGATCGCGCAAGGCGCAAAGCCCGGCGAAGGCGGGCAGCTTCCCGGGCGCAAGGTGTCCGAGTACATCGCGGAGCTGCGCTATTCCACCCCCGGCGTGGAGCTCATCTCGCCGCCGCCGCACCACGACATCTATTCGATCGAGGACTTAGCGCAGCTCATCCATGACCTGAAGAATTCGAACCCCGAGGCTTCCATCAGCGTGAAGCTGGTCTCCGAGGTGGGCGTGGGCACCATCGCGGCCGGCGTGGCCAAGGCCAAGGCCGACCACGTCACCATCGCCGGCCACGATGGCGGCACCGGCGCTTCCCCCTGGTCCTCGATCAAGCACGCCGGGACTCCCTGGGAGCTGGGCCTGGCGGAGACCCAGCAGACGCTGGTCCTCAACCGGCTGCGGGGACGCATTGCGGTGCAGGTCGACGGCCAGATGAAAACCGGGCGCGACGTGGTGATCGGCGCCATCCTTGGGGCGGATGAGTTCGGCTTCGCCACCGCGCCGCTGGTGGTGGAAGGCTGCATCATGATGCGCAAGTGCCATCTCAACACCTGTCCGGTGGGCGTGGCGACGCAGGATCCGGTGCTGCGGCGGAAGTTCGAGGGCAAGCCCGAGCACGTGGTCAACTACTTCTTCTTCGTGGCCGAGGAAGTGCGCGAGCTGATGGCCCGGCTCGGCGTGCGCAAGTTCAACGACTTGATCGGCCGCACGGATCTGCTCGACATGCGCAAAGGCATCGACCACTGGAAAGCCAAAGGGTTGGACTTTTCCAGGATCTTCTACATGCCCCCGATGCCACCCGAGGTGGCGCGCTACAAGTGCGAGCAGCAGGACCACGGCCTCGAGCGGGCGTTGGATCACCGGCTGATCGAGCTCGCGCGACCGGCGCTGGAGCGCGGCGAGAAGGTGACCATCGAGATGCCGATCCGCAACATCAACCGCACGGTCGGCACGCTGCTCTCCAACGAGGTGGTCAAGCGTTACGGTCACGACGGGCTGCCGGACGACACCATCCACATCCGCTTCGCCGGCTCCGCCGGCCAAAGCTTTGGCGCATTCCTGGCGAACGGCATCACGCTGGAGCTGATTGGCGAGACCAACGACTACTGCGGCAAGGGACTGTCGGGCGGGCGCATCGTGGTTCAGCCTTCGCCCAAGTTCCGCGGCAATCCGTTGGAGAACATCATTACGGGCAACGTGGTGCTCTATGGCGCCATCTGCGGGGAGGCTTACTTCCGCGGGGTGGCGGGCGAGCGCTTTTGCGTGCGCAACTCGGGAGCTCACGCAGTGGTGGAAGGTGTAGGCGACCACGGCTGCGAATACATGACGGGCGGCACAGCCGTGGTCCTGGGCATGACCGGGCGCAATTTCGCCGCAGGCATGTCGGGCGGCATCGCCTACGTGCTGGACGTGGACGGCACCTTCGCCGATCGCTGCAACACGTCCATGGTGACGCTGGAGCCGGTGCTGGCGGAAGTCGAACAGGAAGCCAAGGTGCCCCGGGACATCTGGCACCTGGGACAATCCGACGAGGCGATTCTCAAGCGCCTGATCGACAATCACGCCCGTTATACCGGCAGCGCATGGGCGAAGCACATCCTCGGCGACTGGAATACGTTCCGCAGCAAATTCGTGAAAGTGTTCCCGAACGAGTACCGGCGCGCCCTCGGTGAACTGGCCGCCAAGGGCAAGCGCCTGGCGGCCTGAACATTGTCCACCGCTCAGGCGCGAGGAACATAGCAGAAGAGGTCTTTGTCCTCTTTGCGAGATTGCTTTGCGTGCGTGCGATTTGAGCCATACGGAATCGAAGTAGATGGGAAAGATCACCGGATTCATGGAGTACCAACGCCTGCAGGAGGCCGCCGAGCCGCCGCGGGAGCGCGTCCGCCACTATCGCGAGTTCATTCATCCCTTGAGCGACGAGGAGGCGGCCATCCAGGGCGCGCGCTGCATGGACTGCGGCATTCCCTTCTGCATGCAGGGTTGCCCCGTCAACAACATCATTCCCGACTGGAACGACCTGGTGTACCGGAGCCGCTGGCGCGAGGCCATCGAGACGCTGCACTCCACCAACAACTTCCCCGAGTTCACGGGCCGCGTCTGTCCGGCGCCGTGCGAGGAAGCGTGCACGCTGCGCATCAACAGCGATCCGGTAGGCATCAAGTCCATCGAGCATGCCATCGCCGACAAGGCGTGGGAGATGGGTTGGATCACGCCGCAGCCGCCCAAGCGCAAGACCGGCAAGCGGGTCGCGATCGTCGGCTCCGGACCAGCCGGTCTCGCCTGCGCCCAGCAGCTCGCCCGCGTGGGACACGATGTGGTGGTCTTCGAGAAGGCCGACCGCATCGGCGGGCTGCTGCGCTACGGTATCCCCGACTTCAAGCTGGAAAAGTGGCTCATCGACCGGCGCCTCGAGCAGCTGCGGGCCGAGGGCGTACAGTTCCGGCCCAACCACTATGTGGGGCCCGTCGACGGAAAGAAATGGGATGGCTCCGTCAGCGTGGTCGATCCGCGAGAGATCTTGGAGACATTCGACGCGGTCGTCCTGGCCGGCGGCGCCGAGCAACCCCGCGACCTGCCAATCCCGGGGCGCGAGCTGGAAGGCATCCACTTTGCCATGGACTTCCTGCCGCTCCAGAACCGCCGCGTGGCCGGCGACCAGAACGTGCCCGACCTCTGGGCCACCGACAAGCATGTGGTCATCATCGGCGGCGGCGACACGGGCTCCGACTGCGTGGGCACGGCCAACCGCCACGGGGCCAAGTCTATTACCCAGTTCGAGCTGTTGCCGATGCCGCCGGACGTGCAACGCAACCCAGTGTGGCCCTACTGGCCGGTGCGGCTGCGCACTTCCACTTCCCACGAGGAGGGCTGCAGACGGGAATGGGCCGTCTCCACCCAGCGGTTCATCGGCGAAAACGGCCGGGTGAAGGCGTTGGTGGCAGTGCGCGTCCATTGGGAGAAGGATCCGGCGACCGGCCAGATGAAGATGACCGAAATCCCGGGGTCGGAATTCGAGATCCCCGCCGATCTGGTGCTGCTCGCCATGGGTTTCGTGGGGCCGGTCCAGAAAGTCCTGGAGGGCTTCGGCGTCGAGCGGGATCCCCGCGGCAATGCCAAAGCGACCACCGACGGCCCGGGATGCTACCGCACCTC
This genomic interval carries:
- the ltrA gene encoding group II intron reverse transcriptase/maturase, with the protein product MTTMQKVDAASGRTVDWHSIDWATAHRTVRRLQTRIAKAVRERRWRKAKALQWLLTHSFYGKAIAVKRVTENQGKKTPGVDGETWDTPELKAKAVMSLKRRGYRPQPLRRVYIPKANGKKRPLGIPTMKDRAMQALYLLALEPVAETTGDPNSYGFRPMRASRDAAVQCYSALAKSKSAQWVLDADISGCFDNISHDWLIANIPTDKAILRKWLKTGFVWKGQWFPTEMGTPQGGIISPVLANMTLDGMERKLRERFGEPNSRNSRKNKVNLIRYADDFVVTGASKEVLEEAKTLIEEFLRIRGLTLSPEKTKIVHIEEGFDFLGWNIRKYDGKLLIKPAKKNVQAFLRKVRGIIKANKQAKQENLIGLLNPVIRGWANYHQNQVAKETFGKVDNVIWKQLWSWACRRHPGKGRRWIREKYWKTETFRKESLVEGKIQVKSYNRNWVFAAKVKKDDGEERRMRLATASDTPIRRHVKIKGEANPYDPKWEEYFEERQARIMYSDLKGRRKLRTLWYIQEGICPVCEQKITKETWWNIHHVLPRSLGGTEILTNLKLLHPNCHRQVHSRGNGELLAPVKGGFAEA
- a CDS encoding shikimate kinase is translated as MLPSCNIFLVGLMGAGKTTVGRLLARHLGKVFVDADHELQKRTGVAIPVIFEIEGEEGFRTREAALLRELTQLENVVLATGGGAVLRPENRALLKSRGTVIYLRGSIEDLWARTRHDRSRPLLQTDDPKARLTQLLSERDPLYREVADFIIDTSRGSAHALVRRIERRLRHAARPDTADTLQADADA
- the aroB gene encoding 3-dehydroquinate synthase — encoded protein: MQTLNVALGERSYPIHVGSGLLTDPRWFAALAPARRAAVVTNTTVGPLYLARLRQTLEALGIACVEIVIPDGEAFKNWETLHRIFDALLTHRCERSTPILALGGGVVGDIAGFAAATYQRGVPFYQVPTTLLAQVDSSVGGKTAINHPLGKNMIGAFYQPGAVIADTDTLGTLPERELKAGMAEVIKYGLIRDAEFFDWLEANMERLLARDDEMLGFAIVRSCANKAQIVAADEREAGVRALLNLGHTFGHAIETGLGYGEWLHGEAVAAGTVLAAEVSARLGLLPREHLERLVALYRRAGLPTRAPDLGTERYLALMGHDKKVQEGKIRFVLLKRIGEAFVSADVPQAVLAQAFAACCGDG
- a CDS encoding deoxyguanosinetriphosphate triphosphohydrolase, giving the protein MAELAPYAAHPDRSRGRRHPEPPPVGRSEYQRDRDRIVHSTAFRRLEYKTQVFVNHEGDLFRTRLTHSLEVAQIGRSIARNLGLNEDLVEAVALAHDLGHTPFGHAGQEALNSAMKDHGGFEHNLQSLRVVDLLEERYAEFDGLNLTFETREGILKHCSPQNALLLGDVGARFLDGKQPSLEAQLANLADEIAYNNHDVDDGLRSGLLELEQLRQVRMFANHLDEVRRAYPALTGRRLIHETVRRMINTLVTDLTRQSQALIAKHRPASLDEVRECPPLIAFSPEVAELQWELKHFLRTHLYQHYRVARMTAKAKRIILDLFQAFVNEPRMLPPQFQEKAQRDRHRAVADYIAGMTDRFAIREHQRLFAVGELPT